In the genome of Cryptomeria japonica chromosome 8, Sugi_1.0, whole genome shotgun sequence, one region contains:
- the LOC131053073 gene encoding zinc finger protein 10-like — protein sequence MAGNLSMMWSREEQAFAEDTDGSSTWPPRSYTCSFCRKIFRSAQALGGHMNVHRRDRARLRQGIAIDVDNNNSYPHESSFPFDNPPRELYYVYQPQSADHLYNSNDISSEKSSFVNMFSSSSNPQLRYAGSTPSDPVIVPCNPIGSMPVTATKEDSAKSQPISTFSSSNPAPSTLLSMSTYSYSTTHSSSSCETVQEPISTFSTELAAEVKETRLLFNDEKFKVGTSYENVFGNKRIRCSQSGSSDMEDLDLELRLGERPTTDK from the coding sequence ATGGCTGGAAACCTATCGATGATGTGGAGTAGAGAAGAACAAGCGTTTGCTGAGGACACCGATGGAAGCAGTACTTGGCCCCCTCGCTCGTACACATGTTCCTTTTGCAGAAAGATTTTTAGGTCTGCACAAGCTCTGGGAGGTCACATGAATGTTCACAGGAGGGATCGTGCTCGCCTTCGTCAAGGTATTGCTATTGATGTTGATAATAATAATTCTTATCCCCATGAGAGCAGTTTTCCTTTTGATAATCCTCCTCGTGAACTTTATTATGTCTATCAACCCCAATCTGCAGATCATTTATATAATTCAAATGATATTTCTTCTGAGAAATCCTCATTTGTGAATATGTTCTCTTCTTCTAGCAATCCTCAATTGAGATATGCAGGTTCTACTCCATCTGATCCTGTTATAGTACCTTGTAACCCTATAGGTTCCATGCCTGTTACTGCCACTAAAGAGGATTCTGCTAAATCTCAGCCTATATCTACATTTTCTTCAAGTAATCCTGCACCCTCTACTCTTCTTTCAATGTCCACCTACAGTTATAGCACCACCCATTCTTCTTCTTCCTGTGAGACTGTACAGGAGCCAATTTCTACTTTTTCCACAGAGTTAGCAGCAGAGGTTAAAGAGACACGGCTTCTTTTCAACGATGAGAAGTTTAAAGTTGGTACATCATATGAGAATGTATTCGGTAACAAGAGAATTAGATGCAGCCAAAGTGGAAGTTCagacatggaggatttggatcTTGAATTGAGGCTAGGAGAAAGACCTACAACTGATAAGTAA